The genomic window cgcgggcgaGACGATGCTGCTCTGGGCCCTCGGCCAGCCGGCAGCGCAGCGCCACAACGCCTTCGTCCGCCACGGCGCGCACTCCCTCACCCTCGACGCCTGCGGCCGCCGTCTCTCCCTGCTCCAGTCCCCGTCCTCCATGTCCACGCCCGGCGTCACCGGCGCCGTTGTGTGGGACAgcggcgtcgtcctcgccaAGTTCCTCGAGCACGCCGTCGACTCTTGCCTCCTTACCCTCCGGGCCGCGCGGGCGCTCGAGCTGGGAGCGGGCTGCGGCCTTGCTGGCTGCGTCGCCGCGCTCCTCGGAGCCCACGTGCTGCTCACCGACCTCCCTGACCGCCTCAAGCTCCTCAGGAAGAATGTCGACCTCAACGTCGGGGACGACGCAAGGGGCTCTGCTCGGGTCGCCCAACTCGTCTGGGCTGATGATCCTCACCCGGACTTGCTCAACCCACCTCTAGATTACGGTCATTCTTCCTTACTTTTGTATTACTATCTTCTCACTAATAATTGATAGAAATTAATTACTGGAGTACTCCAGTTAGTTAGTAGTAAGAAGAAATGAATTGGAATTTCAGTGCTTGGGTCGGACGTGATCTACAGCGAGGAGGCAGTGGATGATCTGCTGCTCACCCTCAAGCACCTCTCAGCCCCTCACACCACCATCATCCTCGCAGCAGAACTCCGCAATGGTACATTCAGATTCTTAATATCCAACCTAGTACAAGTGGAATCCACTTGACAATTTAATTTCGCATCCAGATGCTGTACTGGAGTGCTTCTTGGAGGCAGCAATGGCGGACTTCCAAGTCGGCTGCATCGAGCAACAGCAATGGCACCCAGATTTCCGCTCTACACGTGTTGCCTTGTTCATCTTGCTCAAGAAACCACCTTCCCAACCGGACGTGCTGCTCTAGCTCCAAATTTTGGGCGTCCCTCTTCGAAAGCTGAATTGTAGCGGAGTACCAGCATTTACTCCATCCTTTGTTCTGGACTCTGGAGTTTAATTTTACACCTTTTGCATGTATGGAATTAGGGGGTCAAAACTGTACGCTTTTGTTTTCTCCTATTGATTACGTGCACTTCGGAAATGAAATTGAAAATTGTAGAGACACCATTTAATCGGTCTActccttttatatatataggatttttaagacaaaatatatcatataGTTCCGACGATTCATTAGAATGAAACAAATATAAATTCTACTAACAAATATTAGAGTGAATCAACTTGTGATGTAAGATAAACCATACCGTTTTTGAGAAAACAAATTGGCTAGGAAAATTTCCCATCCTCGTGTCATGCTCCTTCAATTTAGAcggcccttttcttttctaataatTGGATTAAATAAACACTCTTTACTAGCTCCTAAAAGATATGATTTTTACAAACTATATGTGAATATCTTATAATACTTTTTTCAATATATGTTTCAATTTCATAATAGTATAAAGATTAGGTCATATGTACACTCAAATAATTCCACTATTCAACCATTCAAACAGTTGAGCATACATTCAGGGCCTCTTTGTTTCACACGATTTCCAAATCAtataaataggaaaaacacagaaatattATAGGAATGCACGTGCAAAATAAAAGATTGGACCACAAGAATTTTTCATACACTGAGAGAATGGAGTGGATGTTTTCATTCTTATGGAATTAGTACATTTTTGAGGATTGGCGTAGAAAACTTTCCTTTAAATCCTATAAACCGAATGCATGAATAGTGTTTATTTCAAAGGAATTGAGACTTTCTTTAGGAACAAGGCCTCAAACTAGTAGTGTTTCATATCGTGCTATTTTAGAAGGAGTAAATTTGGTACGTACCATCGCAAAGTTTCTGGTGTTGGAAAATACCATCGCAATGACCTCGAGTAGAAAAGTACCATACAAATTGCCCAGTTTTTTAGAAATGCCCCTACCGTCGCTTTGCTCGTTTGAAGACGTCGTTGATGATGTGAAATGGCGATGATGCCCCTGCTGTGGCCACATAGGACTGAACCCTAATCCCAATCCCTCATCCCCTCTGCCACATCTCCCTAGTGCGCCACATCTCTCCTGCCGCCAACACAATCTTCCCTGGCACCGGCGGCACATGTGTAGTGATAATCACGATGAGGAGTCCATTGAAGTCGCCAGCAACACGGTCCAAAGCGGTGGTGGCTCGAGTTGTAGATCTGATTCGAGCTGAATCAGCAGAGCAGCAGTCCATGGCAGAGGGCAGGAGGACATCAACGCATTCTCCAAGCCAAGCTCTTGCAAAGTCCCCAGTGGACAATCTCCTGCAAAGCCAAGCTCTGTACATGTAAAGTGAGACACCAAACTTCAGTAACTTGGCTTCTTGGATTCCAGAAGGGTAATAGCTTCTATCCTGTACACTTACTTTCAGAAAATTGAACCGAATGTTTGCATTGTTGTTGGTTGATTGGATTCAAAGAATAGACCAATATATATGTGCGATTAGTAGTACTTTTTAATCCTGTTTTATCCATTGGCGTAGGTTTTTTCTAACATATCAGTGCATTTTCTTCTGCTTTGTTGCGGTAGGATGGATCCTACCAAGGCGTTCAAAGTTACTATTAAAATGGGATCATATATGGCAAAGGATGATAGTGGTAGGATTGAGTACATCACTGCCAGATCCATCCGTAAGGTTGTAGATAAGGAGGAATGCTCACTGTTGACTATTGTTGATTATCTAAGAGATGAGTTTCGATGGGGGAGTAAGCAATATCTATCCTGTTTTTTCTGGGACAAATGTGCTACAGAGTTAGCAGCAATTAATTCTGATGCAGAGCTTATTGAAGCATTTGAAATGTATTTCGTCGAGAGGGCAATCCAATTAAACATGTTTGTGCAGGACATAGGACCAAAATGGTCTGGTAAGTTAATGCTTGGCATGACCATGGAGGCTGTTATGATGTCACAGAATACCTCTAGTGCTCAGAACTTCTCCCAACCATCTAGTGTGGTTGAGCAACGTACTCCACAATTATCAATTATTCCGGTTCCACCAGCAGCTCCAAATCTTTCTAttacaccagcagcagcagcagctccaaaTCTTTCTATTacaccagcagcagctccaAATCTTTCTGATCCATCTGCAGCTCAAAATAAAGAAGATGCATCTCCAAATAAAGAAGTTGAACTAGTTCTTCCTTCAGTAGCAGTTACTGCTGATGACTATGTTGGGGTTGATGATGAGGGGATTTATGGTGTTGCTCCCATGGTGGGGCCAATACCTGAGGTTGAGATAGGTGAAGATCCAACAGAGCATTTGTTGGAACGTGAAGATGAAATTACTGACAGTGTACCTTGTGAGCCCTGCCCTGTCGTTGATTATCAAAACCCAGCTATTAAAATCAATGAAGTATTTCCTGATAAAATTTCCTTTCTGAAAGCTCTTAGACATTTCGCAATTCTGaaacaatttgaatttggtGTTGACTATAGTGACAAGACAA from Oryza glaberrima chromosome 6, OglaRS2, whole genome shotgun sequence includes these protein-coding regions:
- the LOC127776496 gene encoding uncharacterized protein LOC127776496; translation: MSCRRVLLAIGVLLNRKKIGQAGRPILKPIPSRSHANSNNRYKSVRRRRREREMEMDPPRLGMGAYSGPVRPVGDGDGGAAGETMLLWALGQPAAQRHNAFVRHGAHSLTLDACGRRLSLLQSPSSMSTPGVTGAVVWDSGVVLAKFLEHAVDSCLLTLRAARALELGAGCGLAGCVAALLGAHVLLTDLPDRLKLLRKNVDLNVGDDARGSARVAQLVWADDPHPDLLNPPLDYVLGSDVIYSEEAVDDLLLTLKHLSAPHTTIILAAELRNDAVLECFLEAAMADFQVGCIEQQQWHPDFRSTRVALFILLKKPPSQPDVLL